The following nucleotide sequence is from Sander lucioperca isolate FBNREF2018 chromosome 19, SLUC_FBN_1.2, whole genome shotgun sequence.
TAGTTTTAGCCATCTTTCTCCAACCTTAACCCCCTAGTTTTAGCCATCTTTCTCCAACCCTAACCCCCTAGTTTTAGCCATCTTTCCCCGACCCTAACCCCCTAGTTTTGGCCATCTTTCCCCGACCCTAACCCCTTTGTTTTGGCCATCTTTCTCCAACCTTAACCCCCTAGTTTTAGCCATCTTTCTCCAACCCTAACCCCCTAGTTTTGGCCATCTTTCCCCGACCCTAACCCCCAGTTTTGGCTAGCTGTTCCCAAACTTAAACACGTATTTTCAGCACTCTTTATTCACACAGTTTTAGCGATCTTTCCCTGACTTGTTTTAGTTGCTTAGAATAGACCAAACCTTCAGATCAGACAGTCTTGTGGTTTAGCTGTTTGGACTTTTGTTTTCAGTAGCAGCTATGCAACAGTTAAACACAGTGTTTCCTGTTaaccaggaccagaaccagaacccagAGGACCAAGTCACCGAACAGCTGCAGAACCTCCAGCTGGACAAAACACAGACTCAGAAGAACTGACACCAAACAGAACCAACAGGATGCAGAACCAGAAGTATTAACCAGAACCAGCCGAACCCAAAGACTTTATCCACGCACAGACGGAGAATTTGGGAAACCAGCTGTATCAGAAGTTGGAGGATCACACAGGAACCCCAAATACCTGCGGGGTCCAGATCAGTGCACAGAGATCCTGAAGAACCGGCACAGCAGAGGCTACGAAAACCCAGAAAATCCTGTTTACAGCGGACTGAAAGTCTCCGAAAAATAAACTGAATCaaagtagaaaaaaacacaaaatggaaAATGCTGATATCAATATTTACAcctaatgaaataaaataaaaaatgaatattgTGTGACaggcattgtgtgtgttttcatacaGATATTTATATGTAAGACATGAATTACTTCAAAGGCTGatttaagtcccgccccttcctgtTTCCACCACGGgactttattttgttaaaaaaaacctgttttGTGAGTTTGCAGCTTGTTTTGTAATAACttttgatcctgtttgaattgagtCGTGAACTACGCATATGATGTTTGTCAGTTTTTCTGAAGAttttgtcgcatttttcaatgtttttttttatctttttccaacatttttgtggctttttaaaaggtttttgttgtcgttttaaaatgtgtctggaccttttctttccctttttgacatttttgtaacttttttgacttttctgtatcatttttttaatttttttgcaattttttaGACCTTCTCATtcccttttttgacatttattttgatGTTTCCGTCGCCCTGGCACTTTTTGAAATTTTGTGGttgcttttttgacacttttgcaaCTTTTACGACTTCTTTGGcgctttttaaaaacgtttttgtcgcttttctgACAATTTTTGTGGCTCAAAAGTGTGGTGGGGACCCAAGGGGGACATgcaccccctgcagtcctccagagtacatctagggggacacgtaccccctgcagtcctccagagtacctctagggggacacatactccctgcagtcctccagagtacctctagtGGGACACGTactcctgcagtcctccagagtacccctagggggacacgtaccccagtgtacccctagggggacacatacccctgcagtcctccagtgtacccctagggggacacgtaccccctgcagtcctccagagtacccctagggggacacgtaccccctgcagtcctccagagtacccctagggggacacgtaccccgatttgagaaacactgctctataCAACGTGAAGTTAGGAAAATATGTATCTCTGTCCCGTTGGGACTCAGTTAAACTGTGTAGATTAAGACTGGGGCACTGTGGGTTAAATTACACTTTGTGCATTGTAGGAAAACATGTTTGTGGTTTTGTGTGAATGTGGAAGTCAGTGAAGCATGTTTTCCTAGAATATAAGAAGTAAAGGGCAGAAACAAAAGTCTGTCAGACAGGACTTGGAGTTGAggctttttctgttttatctttgtTTGGACACAGTGACAAACATCAACTGATATCCAAGGCAGTTATTAAATTCCTGCATGATACAGGACTATACAGTATGTAAGAATCTAGTTATACCATTGACCTGTGGAGGGCAGTAATACGCTTAGCAGCGTCTACATTGCTGGCATCCtacaagaggaagaagaagaagagactAAGGTAAATACTGCTGTGTGATAACAACGCTGCCCCCTGGTGGTGACATATGCTGATCATCTACAACAGAAACAGCCCCACCTGCTGCTGAGACAGCAGAATGTCAGCTGTGTACTTTACAGGATGGAAAGTGAAACTTAGAGCTGATTTCCACATTAATGAACGGAGCTGAGACGCCATAACAGGGTGTGAGATCTctgctggaaaacacacacacgactgcaggaggaagaagattttGGAGGATTTGAAGCAGTCAAGAGAAGGGACAGTAACTCGGTGAGTCTTGCTTTTGAGAGACAATTTAGATACGAAGACAGATGGCTGAGAAAATCTCACTTGTTGAAAGTTTCCTGAACTGCCATGTGTGTTCAGAGACTTTCAGAGATCCTGTGTCTCTGAGCTGCAACCACAGCTTCTGTTCAAGCTGCCTGCACACATTCTGGGAACAAGCTAACAACAAAAACTGTCCCATTTGTAAAAGAAAATCCTCAAAAGAGAGTATTGTAGTGAACTTTGCACTGAAGGAACTGGCTGACAACTTTGCTGGGAGACAGAAATCTGGATCATCTGAGACgggaaaagaaaaggagaaagaggaggtggTGTGTGATGAACATCCAGAAGTCCCTTACTGGTTCTGTGAGGATGAAGATAGAGCTGTGTGTCCTGTCTGTGAGTTTCCTCTCCACCACGGTCACACGGTGGTTCCTGTAGAACAAGCAGTCAGAGATCTGAAGGAGCAGCTGAAATCTGACTTACAGTCTCTGCAGGACAAGAGGGACGAACACAGACGAGTGGAGGAAACATACGATGAAATGAATCAACTCTCCAAGAAGCAGCTGCTGTCTACAGAGAGGCAGATCAGAGCCGAGTTCAACAAGCTGCACCAGTTcctgaaagaggaagaggagtccaGACTGGCAGCTCTGAGGGAGGAAGAGCAGCAGAGGGGGAAGACTGTCAGCGGAGAGATGAAGAGGATTCAGGAGCAGATCTCCTCTCTGTCAGACAGCATCTCTGCTGTGGAAGCAGACCTGCAGAAAGACAGCGTGCCGTTCCTCAGCAGTTATAAAGCCTCTCAGAGCAGAGCCAGAGTCCAGTGCTCGCTGTCAgatccacagctgctctcaggagcACTGACAGATGTGGCCAAACATGTGGGCAACCTGTCCTTCAGAGtctgggagaagatgaaggacaAGGTCCACTTCAGTCCCGTCATtctggacccaaacactgcAGCCTacagtctctatctgtctgatGATCTGACCAGTGTGAGACATGGAGACACAAACCAGAAGCTTCCAGACAATCCAGAGAGACACAGCAGGTATGTCTCTGTTCTGGGCTCTGAGGGTTTCAGCTCAGGGAAACACAgctgggaggtggaggtgggagATCATCCTACCTGGTTTGTGGGTTTAGCCAAAGAGTCAGCTGACAGGAAGGGAGAGCGAATACATTCACCAGAATATGGAACCTGGTGTTTAGTGTATCACAGTGGAAAATACACTGATGGATCTGGTAAGACCCTCACAGTGAAGAAGAGTCTCCAGAGGATCAGAGTCCAGCTGGACTATGAGGGGGGGGAGGTGTCCTTCTACCACTCTGAAGACatgactcacatctgcactctcagacacactttcactgagaaactcttccCTTGGTTTAATATTGGAGAGGCTGGTGATGCTAAAACGTCAGAAATCAAAATCTGTCCAGCTGAGATTTGTGTGTGATGttcagggaggagagagatcatGTGGTGGAGGGTTAGAGTCAGAGAGATCCAGAAGATCTGGTCTGTTTCAGTCAACTACAGGATGCAGCACATTCCTCCGTTGTTGTTTAActctcgtgttgtcttcctgtcgacctgctgcaacttttagtttttctgagtcaacattttaaatgaaaaaaatttatcaacgttttggtcgtcattTTTGACACTTGTGTGGCTTtccctgatgtttttgtcacatttttctaaattttttgtcactttttataacatttttgtcaatttttttggtcacttttttaacatttttgtcactttttataaaatgtttgtccattttttgacatttttgtcacttttttcaaagttatttcatcaaatgttttttcttcaaatgctataaaattgactaaatcacccaaattcaatgaaagtagtgaactgattatttatttaacttgtaaagagcgttgtagggaaccatccacgttgttgttttttttggacaatttgttttaaagaaacccaaatttctgatatagaaacgttTTGAAAATTAGTGAAATTTGACGCGAggaaacaggagggttaacaacATACTGCTCTCTTAAGGAAACACATTCCTCTGTTGTTGTTTAATATACTAAATATTTTTGGTGTAAATCTGCTGAAGAACTGGGACGAGTAGATTCTCTGAGATCATTTAAAGAAGACGTTTATTTTCCAAAGATGAGCAACAAACTTAAGTTTAAacataaatgttattttgtcaaatagattttcattttaaatcccAGAAAGTATAAAATATTTCTATATTCTAGATGTGTTATTCTCATTATTATAGTGTATCCCCTGTATATGTATAGATTTGGGAACACAGTTAGATTAGCTCAATCTCTGATCACCTTATAAGTTCAGGAACCTGAGTGTGTGTTAGACTCAGGACACACAGGAAGTTAGCATACGATTTGAGTTCTATATAAGTTCAGGAATCTGAGTGTATGCATTACTCTACCATATGATGAAGTGGAACGGGGGGCTGGTTGGAtctcatttgtgtgtgtaaagagatggaacacacacacatacacacacacacagacaggcacacacacacacacacacagagacacacacacacacagagacacaaaggcacacacatacacagacacacacacacacacacacacagacacacacacacacacacacagagacacacacacacatatacacacagacacacacacacagacacacacacacacagacacacagagacacacacacagacacacacacacacacacacacacagagacacagacacacacacatacacagacacacacacacacacagacacacacacacacacacacacacagacacacacagagacacacacacacatatacacacagacacacacacagacacacacacacacacacacagacacacagagacacacacacagacacacacacatacacagacacacatatacacacacacagacacacacacacacacagacacacagagacacacacacagacacacacacatacacagacacacatatacacacacagagacacacacacagacacacacacacacacacagagacacacaaacacacacacacacacacacacacacacacacagagacacacacacacacacacacacacacacacacacacacacacagagacacacacacacacacacacacacacacacagagaccaaaCAGTGAATGTTGATGTCATTATTCCCTGATATTTGTTTACCATGTGTGACTGTATTCTGGGTtttacacaaacaaactgtCTACTTCCTTGTTTGTGCTTCTTTAAATGTCTGAAAACTCTGCAGAAATCATTTGATAAAGTTTATTTTTCTCTGCGAGGATGAATCTAAATTAGAGAAGCTCAAAATCTTCATAAAAACTGAACAGATCCATAAAGTATATTGACTTTAAGATTGTTTAAATCTGTTTCTGTTATCAATGAATCTGTTGATCAATTCAATAAAATATCACAACAGACAAACTGAAACTGTGGTGGGATTTATTTGCCTAATAAATAATTTCAATGATTAATAAAAAGACCTTTGGTCAGGAGACAAAACATATATACAGAAATACTAAATATTCTACATTAAGGGATCTTTTTGTGAACTGAACCATCACATCACATCCTCCTCATCACAGCAGAGACCTGCTCATTcattcaactttatttaaacaCTAACTGGAGGACTTAACGGCATTTCAACGTCTTCCTTCAGCCAAACAGGATGCTTCCAACCCTCTTTTGACCTTCTACCTTTCTCTTTCTATCTTTCACCTTTCATGTGCAGCgatgaattatttttttaaagattattttttggggcattttaggcctttatttatagaggacatatgaagacatgaaaggggagagagagaggaggaatgacatgcaggtcgcaggtcagagtcgaacctgtggccgctgcgtcgaggagtaagcCTCTATACATGTGCGCCCACTCTACCAGCtaagccaacccggccacgcgATGAATCAAATGTTGGCAGTTAATTAAACAGATTCCACAGGTCAGAAGGAAGTCTCCTTTCCAAATGTATCAGCTTTGGGCTGTTTCAGAGAATAACTGTCAGTACGTTGGGTCACCAACAGAGGGCAGTGTTTGATTCCCACAGCAGTAtcttcttctgtctgtctcctcttcttcctcgaTCAACCCTTACCCAAACAGGAAGAAGAATCAACAACCGGAGGGCTGTAGCGAGTGTCACCcgcccgttagcatcccattgactgccattcattttgacgtcactttgacagagaataactttacatctgaagagtttaaagactctatttgtccgttgtttatttctaaagaaacacaacaatgtataaaaggctccattaccttgtagctcacgttatggctccgtagcagacgtttttataaaaataggctaacgattgggtcataaccacgagacttactgtctcatagtagaggaattaccgtatagtacaggagaagctctcaggcagtttggacttccattagctgtttaagtttaattactaatgttaactatcattttagtgatcaataattagcctgtgtctatgttatctccttacatatacctacgctctccgtctctgctagattgggaatgattgagatttctcttggcacagctaccagaagacttccaactttcagacaggttgctcacgtcacatctacgtcttcaagctcagttggaggctgctcagtaacgctcagccatcaccgggaaagatcttctaatatccttcactggtctcagtgGAAAACAACAGTTTGTCCATTTCTATTGTATGAAGGGTCTAGTACGGTGGCTgagacggttcaacacaaatacaaaagctacaacacaacacTTCCATtgttgcttttgtgtttgtgttgtagcttttatATTTGTGTCCACAAGTTTGTCTAAACCTTCAGTGAAAAGTTAATCAGCTACAGTCCTCACAGGAGAGACGCTGTAGTTTGATAGGTTCCTCTGGTCATGTGATTTCAGAGCAACAACTCAGAGACGTGATGCTGCAGGTCAGACTGAGAGAGGACGTGTGAACGTGAAGACTGAGAGAGCTCAGAGCTGCTGTACCTGCATCAACAAACAGGTAAGAACCACTAAACCTCTTCGTGAAGAGCTGACTAAATATATATTCAGTGATGTGATGATGTAACAAACGTAGCTGATCTTAGATGTTCAGTGTTTGTTCACGTTGACCCAACACAGTTTCTAAAGAAGAGGCTGTAAACGCTCCAGAAATGAGAAACAGAATATTAGTTTTGGACGGATTATATATGAACCGTGTTACATATTTATGCAACTTTTTAGGTTATTAATTGCCTTTTGCTTGTCAGAACTTCCTGTTgccttatttttatattttaaagtgttttgtctttcttttaagGATTCATGTAAGACCACATGAATTTGTCTTTGCAGGATTATAAAGTTGACTTTGACTTTCCTCTCTGTGTACAATCCAGGATCACATGGTTCAGGTCTGATAAAATGACCTTTTGAGCTGAATAAACATCAAGGTAGAGAGTGACAGTCTGACTCTGTTAACACTGTGAGGTTATATATTAAACCAGAGTTTGGTGGCGATTTGTCCTCAGATTGAAAACAAACTCAAAGTCAAACAGCAACTGAGGCACCGAAGGAGTGAATCTTAacgctctgacacaccaactcaacggccgaccgtcggcagtaaagccagacggactgatcagtcggctccccgaggtccaaaaagtgcctcagaactcACCGAAGAGACGCCGCCTCGAGCGttcgttctgcgcgtgcgcgagacgtaatacgtctccataacagcaggtggtgctaatctgtattgtcgcccaaaaaatgaaaactggcagctgattggacgaacgcgtcacgtgggtctggcttctccagccaaacataatggcggctcgttcagaatacgatctcatcttggactaaaatagttcaccgaaacgtgtttctgaaaacattttaagagagaaataggccgtgcagttgctgaatctgtcttcatttcagatcaacaaaggtcagattaaaagattttcgtcagattttgagaggcgttagtcaggCTCATCGCACTCGTAATTTCCGCTAATAGCGCTAATAGCGTaattagcgctccaccaattagattggccattgagtccgactgcccgccttccgattcaacaagtcaaatcggcccaaatgaacgccgacggacgacagcacggaacacaccgaacagactcgagtcaccgacctcgccagaccgtcagacggccgattatcaggttggtgtgtcagcacctttacGCAGAGATACAAACGTTCATTGTCCAGGCAGAGATGGCATTTTGTGAGGTTTATTTATCCAGTTCTCGGCAAACAAACAGTTTAAACAAAGGAACAAGGCTCTGGTAAAAAACCATCAGCCCTCGCCGGTGCctacctcctacatacctgAACACCCCAATATGTAGACTTCACCTGGTGGTGTGtactagcctcgtgagaccgtcctgatctcgcgagctccagttttccactcgcagatcagtctggcaccttgagacagagaaaatttggagccgttcgccaaacgaccgaccaatcagcgttggttttgaggcgggtttaggtgtgacgcaacgagaagagactgttcagtctaaacaacgtggcggcttccacggatgagatgagcgtagctatcgcgcaagttttatccgaattagaaagtattccttcattgaaagaagagcaaaaaacggcactagaggcttttctcggaggaaaagatgtttttgctcttctcccgtcTATCATCAACATAGGtgatgatagacagatggtttatccaatcagctaaccagcattttcgccccttcccaaaagttctccagcggaaagttcccagatagaTATGCCGAGAAAATgggaagcaatccatctggagtcaggttaggtgtctacctcctacatacctgATCAGCCCTATATGTAGACTTCACCTGTCTACTTCCTGCATACCTGATCAGCCCTATATGTAGACTTCACCtgtctacctcctacatacctgATCAGCCCTATATGTAGACTTCACCtgtctacctcctacatacctgATCAGCCCTATATGTAGACTTCACCtgtctacctcctacatacctgATCAGCCCTATATGTAGACTTCACCtgtctacctcctacatacctgATCAGCCCTATATGTAGACTTCACCTGTCTACTTCCTACATACCTGAACACCCCTATATGTAGACTTCACCTGGTGGCTAACAGTGTAGATCCACCTGGCCGCgcgacgcttctgtcgcgccgcgctccactttattcctacgggtgacgtcaagcgactttagCGCGACCGCAAAGCATCCCGGGAAGGCGgcactgcatttgaaaaaatgctggccgatgcccatctttatgcaaataaatccgttgaacgcgacgTGACAATCCAGTAGTAGAGCAAGTCCCTGGGAAAGTCTCTCGCGGGTCCTccgctcgccgcctctcaaaatctgatgaaaatcttttaaactgacctttgttgatctgaaatgaagacagattcagcaactgcacggcctatttctctcttaaaatgtttttagaaacacgtttcagtgaactattttcctAAAATACAAGATCATATTccgaacgagacgccattattTGAAATTCGGTAGTAGCCAGACCCAcatgatgcgtt
It contains:
- the LOC116062355 gene encoding zinc-binding protein A33-like, producing the protein MAEKISLVESFLNCHVCSETFRDPVSLSCNHSFCSSCLHTFWEQANNKNCPICKRKSSKESIVVNFALKELADNFAGRQKSGSSETGKEKEKEEVVCDEHPEVPYWFCEDEDRAVCPVCEFPLHHGHTVVPVEQAVRDLKEQLKSDLQSLQDKRDEHRRVEETYDEMNQLSKKQLLSTERQIRAEFNKLHQFLKEEEESRLAALREEEQQRGKTVSGEMKRIQEQISSLSDSISAVEADLQKDSVPFLSSYKASQSRARVQCSLSDPQLLSGALTDVAKHVGNLSFRVWEKMKDKVHFSPVILDPNTAAYSLYLSDDLTSVRHGDTNQKLPDNPERHSRYVSVLGSEGFSSGKHSWEVEVGDHPTWFVGLAKESADRKGERIHSPEYGTWCLVYHSGKYTDGSGKTLTVKKSLQRIRVQLDYEGGEVSFYHSEDMTHICTLRHTFTEKLFPWFNIGEAGDAKTSEIKICPAEICV